A stretch of DNA from Perca flavescens isolate YP-PL-M2 chromosome 11, PFLA_1.0, whole genome shotgun sequence:
AAGTGCTAATCAAGTCATTCAGTCCCTCCTCTCAAATACTCTGCAGAGCTGTGAAAATGTTCAAAGTTAGTTGTTTATAACAGTACTCTCAGCTTGGGTGGTTTATGTAAATCTTtaatttcctctctctcccactcttactctctctctctcctttttctgaGGGAGTGGTGGGGGGCTAAACAAATAGACTGCTGTGGTTTGCCCTCCAGAGGAGAGCGTTAAACAGGTGAAGCTGAACACTGCTCTCATTAGTTACAGATGCAGTCACCTGCCACTCACCAGAGAGTTTCCACAGCTTTTTCTGCCCGCACAACAGAGACACTTGAGAAATGGCTCAGACTCTGTGACTGGATGTAAGCTCAGTGGAATTTACTGTACTGCTGGAGACCATGCAGATAACAGGAGGAATCCAGCCTCATCTTCAGCCTGGGGGACTGTAGTTTTGTTCTGaaagtgtttctgtgtgtttattttccttttttctacttttttctaCTTGTTCTACTTGTATGTTATATGTGGATTTCCATGTATATTCATGAGCCTACTTAGTGATATATGCATTTTGAGATATCCAAATGTCCATAATGTCCATTAATAGTCTCTTTCTAGTACGGCTAGAGCGGTTATTGACCCTGGCTGATTATCTgccgttttttggcagtttgcagattatctgtattggcgttttatttgcctgacgAACATTTAAATCTCATCATCTAAATATCGGTTTTATTAATTACTAATAATCAGTATCGACCTTGAAAAACCAGTCGATCAGTACCTTCTAGCTCATCAACAGTGGTTTCAAACTGTAACTTTGTACTTTGCAGTTTGACCATCTGTCCGAGTTGGCAAATCATGGCCAGTATGGTGGTTCAGCTCCTTGGCTTCTTCTTGGGGCTGTTGGGGTTTGCAGGAACTGTTTTTGCAACTCTGCTCCCCCACTGGCGCAGCACAGCCTATATGGGCTCCAACATCACCACAGCCACCGTCTACATGAAAGGCCTGTGGATGGAGTGTGTATGGCACAGTACCGGCATTTACCAATGTGAGCTGTACAGATCTCTACTGGCACTGCCACGCGACCTGCAGGTACTACACATTCACATTGCTCTGAACTcaaacattttatagacaaacagttcattgattaatcaagaaaaataTTCAAGGTGAATCATTCCTTAGTTagttatagatagatagatagatagatagatagatagatagatagatagcctttattgtcattgtacatgGTAACATACAATGAAATTTGGAGATTTCATTGTATGTTACtatggtctggtatgaccaagAAGTGCAGTTGCAGTTTTCTAACCCTACAGGCTAGACtcagaatcttttttttaatcccaaTGTTAAAGTGCTTGTCTCTTCTCTTCCACATTAGGCTGCCCGGGCGCTCATGGTGCTCTCTTGCGTCACCTCTGTCCTGGCATCTCTGCTGTCTGTGTTGGGGATGAAGTGTACCCGCTTCGCCCGTGACTCGTTAATCAAGTCTCCCCTGCTGCTAAGTGGGGGGATTTGTTTTCTCTGTGCGGGCCTGCTCTGCCTGATCACCGTGTCCTGGACCACAAACGATGTTATCATGGATTTCTATGACCCCTTCCTTCCCAGCGGGCTGAGGTATGAGATCGGCCTGGCCGTGTACCTCGGTTACGCATCGGCCTGCCTTAGTCTGACTGGAGGATTGGTGCTATGCTGGAGCAGCAGTGGTGGCAGGTCACAGAGGCCCCGCCATAAGCAGAGGAATCAACCGTTATCACCTCCCCCTGCCTTCAACCACATTTACCCTCCTGCTCCACCCTACAAGCCCCCCGAGGCCCTGAAGGACAGTCATGCTCCTTCACTTTGCTCCCTTTCCAGCAGTGGCTATAGGCTCAATAACTACGTCTAGGAAACCCAAAAACTGCAAAACCATGGGGACTGTTATGAATGAAAAAGATGCTGCATAGACCAAAACAGTCAACTAAACATTTCtccaacattttttaatatatcTTAACAAGTATTTAGCCTCCTCTCTACCAtaaaacacgtttaaaaaacAGTATTTTACATCACCATGTTTGACCAGAAGTCTGATTTTGAAAGGATATCACAATTTGACACACAGCTCAGGCTTTTCTCTAACAGGACCAGATCTGAGAGCCTAACAAAGCGTacagtgtgtgagagaaaacagAGACCTCAAACCTGTTGACCTCCTGCTATGTACCTGAAGGACCAGAAGGTGGCAACATTTTACAGCAGATAGCCACAGAAGAGactataaacacactgtaacacacatgtTAATGGATCTGCTatttttctgtcacttccttgcTGTAGCCTACTTTCTAGTTGGGGTTAACTTTTTAGCTGAGAGCCAAttcaaatataataattatttcaAAGGTAGTGGATGATATCTTATCTCAGTATTCAATATTTTCatgccaaagaaaataaaaaaaataaacaaaggcATTTTCTGATGATTTAGACATAGATTAGTACTTTATAGAAatacttgttgtttttataAGCATTTTTCAAAGCAcatattttgacaaaaaaaagagacacacagctgTTATTAATGACATGAACTGACCTGGGTTGCTGGGATACTTAGATGGAACAGAACTATCGTTAACAGTATTAGttccacctgtgcttttcctgctatggcAAGTCCAAACATCTGCTGTGACAATAGgcctgggcgatatggagaaaatcaaatatcacgataattttgaccaaatacctcgatatcaatactGCAACAATATtctagtgttgactattggtgctttcacaaaatatttacacaatgagattttagataaataatcatcagtaatgtggatataatgactaagtggataaaggcaaatagaacagttacaacagtctggtaagttcagaaaagtaaatcactttactgtaattcagcctttaaaaccaggaaaagacaagacagacttatgccatattacgatatccaaaatctaagacgatatctagtctcatatcgcgatatcgatataatattgatatattgcccagctctatgtaACAAAGACCTACAGTAGGTGACATAGTGACACTTTTTGCGTGTGTTGATTATTTACAGTTTAACACCTAGGAAACCTTACTGCAGTTATGAGCACCAGACTGTCcaactttaaaggtgctctaagtgatgtgacaagttttttaggctacaacattttttgtcacatacagcaaacatctcctcactatccgctagctgcctgtcccctgaacacactgtaaaaaaaacgcggtctctgtagacagcccaggctccacaaacggcaaaaaaaaaaactgccccaacctgccccacgaaccataacaaacagtgttccagccaataaccgacaagaaggagttggttgagtcatgaatatgcattgtggaagtagtctacgtgctaacgctgccgcagtgatggctcaaccagctcctgcTTGTCGGTTagtggctggaacactgtttgttatgtttcgtggggcaggttggcgcagtttgtttttgttgccgtttgtggagcctgggctgtctacagagaccgtgtttttttacagtgtgttcaggggacaggcagctagcggatagtgattAATTCTCATGTATATTTACATTAAGAATACATTTTGTGAAGCAAAAGAAAGCCACTGGATGGCGACAAAGGTCTTCTGAGAAGGCAGCCTAAAGCCTGAGcttctttttattcatttagaCTACATCATTAATGGTGAAAATGGTATAGACTAGATATTAGCCCTTTCTATGAATTCTCTAACATGGAGCCTGAGCCCTTAAGTCATATATGTGAAATATCAATTATTCTCATTCCTGGATGCTGAATTCTAAGTTATTTGTGACTCTTCTAAAGCTTCTCCAGCTGCTTGCCTATAACTACCTGTAACACTGTGGACATGTTTCTGAGGCTTACTGTTAGAAAACCTTCCAATTAGGAGATGCCCTCCATCGGGCAGCCTGTCAGCCACACATACATTCAATTAGAGGATGTGCTGCAATTCAAgcaagtcatttatttttttcccagcagtCAGACTAGTCAGCATCAACATCTTGCCACAGAGAAGCTCATTTATACTGCTAGTAAAGCACAAACAATGATttctatttctgtttttttttttttttttttaagtttggaATTCAGTAAAGGAAAATACTTGTACTTATGcttgtgaaaatgaactgttctaaaaaaaaatgtaaatgcagaAGTATCACAAGATAGAAAAGGTTTCACACCaaagcaaattaaaaaattatattaaggCCACAAACTAAATACTCCCTAATGAGTAGTACTAGTAAATGTTTCTTTTATGGCCTGTGGGCGATTAGGTTTCacatttcagcaccatggacagtggTCTGAATGCTCCAAGGAAACCTCATGTAGTGGGATAATAGATGTTGTAGTAGGGACTGTAGATCCTTTATTACTGCTCCAGTTGTGGTTTGAAGGCAGTATATATGAGGTAACATCGTTTACGAGgtatatatacatagatatatGTAGCATCTAAATAGTCGCTCACGTAATGCACTTCTTTGATTATTTTAAACATCTTTatgtgatgataaaaaaaaaaaaaagaattgtagCCTTTTAAAAGAATTGTTCTTCAAGACTGGATTTGGTGACATACGACTTCAAGTCTACTCAAAGTGAACAAAATAATGTCATGTGAATCGCCGTTGCTCATTCCTTGTGACTCGTGTCTATTTATACAAAGTTAGTTTGAACgtttggatatttaaatgcaaaAGCTTGTGAGTGGAGTGATGTTCTTGGACAAAAAAGGCGTCAGAGCTGCATGCGTAAGATGGATGctaaaatgaaaaaagtaatCCTCTGTGGGGCTTACACCTTCAGCATTACCACCATACAGCCAGCGTTTGCAGAATAAACGCGAAGTGCTTTAATCGCGAAGCAAGATCGTAAATCAGGCCTGAAATGTAACCTGGAAAAGTAAAGGTTTCATCCATTGCCAATATGATATTATGATATTGGAAAGCTTTCCCGAAGAGGTTGTGCGTCACGCCACTCTCTATTAGTCTATTTTTGTCCTGCCCTGGAAGACATCCATCCACCATCTACTCACCCTGACAGCACCCAATAAACCCACCACTCCCATTCATCTCCACCCACCTCCACCCTCTCTCCCCGTCCCTCGctctttccccccccccctctctctctctctctctctctctctctctctctctctccctttccgaCAAGCATTGGTGACTTAAAAACAACATAGGAGAATTGTGTTTGGTCGTCCAAGAGGATTACTTTGTGGTACCTTAACACTTTTCCACACGTCTTTGGCACTTTTGTAATTATTGTTTTGGGGGCCCTGCTTCTGTAATCTATTTAGACTTGTTTCTCCATTGGAAAGGTAAGATAATGTCAGTTTCTAATATTGTCTTATTTTACTAATATGTGTTGGCTGGCTGGAACTGTATTTGACCGTAGTGACAGATGTTGATTTCAAGAAAGATCAATAATGCAATACCGGCCTCCTGGAACCATGGTGTCAGCGCAACGGGGGGCTGAACCCCACAGGTTTGATTCTAGTGATGCAGCACATAGTAGGCTACATAAAAACCCTTATGCATCCGTTTTGGGTCTCCTCTGGTTAATGGTTCGCAGTTTTTTGACGGTGCGTTACATTTGGGAAGCATTAATGGACTTTTACGCACGAAACAAAACCATGTCTAtccaaaatgttaaaatcatAGTATGCTAAAGGGCAGCCTGAACACTTTTCAcgaatacatttaaatgtaacagACACTGCGTGAGTAAACTGGCACAATAATTTGAGAAAGCCATTTTTGGAATTAAAGTGAGGCAGCAAGGCGTGCGTAAAACATATTCAAGTGGCTTAAAAGCCGAACAAGTGTTACAATAATAATAtcattgtttctgtttttttttctaattcctATCTTTTAAATTGGTGACACATTATGGAGTGCCGGTTGTTCATCTTCCTTTTCTACAGTATGTGCGTCAGTTGGACACGGTAAGGTATGGCTACTCTTCATAGCTTTTTCCGAACAAGTTTAAGTATGATCTTTCATTCAAGTATTAAACGATATCAAAGTGGAAAAGGCACGTAATTATTTCAGAATTTTTTAATTCGAGAGGCGTTCAGCACCCGCTGGTCCTTTGTCTAATAGgctaattgattgattgattgaacgAGCAGGAATGTACTGCAGTTCTGCGTATTTTGGTTGCATGTATTGGATGCAGGGACTTGACATGAGTGGAGGCTACTAACAAAAATTAGACTCGAAAAATACAGGCGTTTTTCAGTCTGAAATGTGGGCTATAGATTATCCTGatgttgttttcttaattgtaATTTGTAGGTAAATTTGAATTAGATTTTTCTCTTATTGTGATTtccaatttaattcaattcaattcaattttatttatagtatcaaatcataacaagagttatctcgagacactttacagatagagtaggtctagaccacactctataatttacaaagccccaacaattcgaGCAATTagagtaattccctcaagagcaagcagtgcaacagtggcgaggaaaaactccctcttgggaagaaacctcggacagacccaggctcttggtatttaatttaaaatgtaatacttgaactgaaaaaaaaacatccgcTTGAGTTCGGCAAGAATTGTTTATGTTACTACTTTGGTGAACAAGGGATTTATAGTTGTCACCGCTGGACAAATGAAGTTGATCGGTGCGTAGAAAACATTAACTTTCAAATTTGAAATACTTTGTATTCtctaagaagaagaagaagaagattttatttatttatattaggacaatgcacattaatcaacatttctgtaaatgcgccagtgttagccagtcggctaattttcaactgtagtcctagttgcatagTTGTAACTGGATGGAAACCACTGGGTGCCAGTTTGTAATATGCAATATGTGGTCATTCATCAACTCAAACAGAGTACAAATTAAATGTGTAGTGTTTAAGCATTTGGTAGCCTCAAATACATTGTCTGGGCAttagtgtttttaaagttgATCATTTTAGGTGTATCGTTTTTTCATACATCTCCAATTAACCCAAATGCGCATGGAAGCACTTTAATTGTGGATCGTCTAAAATGGTGTGGCACAAGGTGAGGCTTCTGTTAAATATTTATGTCAGATTGAAGTTAAGAACAGTCCATATAAAGTCCAtagaaatgtgtttctttcttGTCTTCTTCAAAGTTCTCTCCATGAGATTCCAGTCCTCCGCGCGCACTTGATCTCGGCGGGGGGAAGCGGACCAAAAGGAAGATGGCCATCCACGCCGAGGGTCTCGTGGCTATCGTGATCTTCTACCTTCTGATTCTGGTTGTGGGGATCTGGGCCGCGTGGAAGAACAAGAACTCCGGTGTAAGCGAGAGCGGAGACCGGAGCGAGAGCATCATGGTCGGGGGAAGGGACATCGGATTGTTCGTTGGTGGATTCACAATGACCGGTGAGTTGGTTAATTACGGGAAGtctttgaatgtgtgtttgttggtggGTGTTTAATATGACCCGAGTGTCCTAAGAGGTCAGAAAAAGACAGTACGTTCCACCAACTCCGTTTTACGCACGGGCAGcacaaatataatttattacCACAACTTTCATTATTACATTCATTAAATGTCTGGGCACTTAAAGGTAAAATACGCAAAATGGATTTGGTGTTCGATCATTGCTAAATCATCCCCAATAGAAAACCATGACTTGTAGGGTTCTTTTTGTTAGAATTAACATTTGGCTATGCAACATGGCATATTGGCATTCCCTAAACTAGTCTGACAAACTAAGTATTTTTTACAAACTTAATTGTGTTTTCTGTCCTGATTTCAGCCActtgggtgggtgggggttaCATCAACGGGACAGCAGAGTATGTCTACCTGCCAGACTACGGCCTGGCTTGGGCACAGGCACCCTTTGGTTACGCTCTCAGCCTGGTAGTAGGTAAGAAACCGTGTCTTTGTATTAGCCCTTTCTTTAATTTACTGTTAAAAGCCTGTTTATATTAAGTATAGTGCCAAGAACAATATAGCAAGAAGGCAGGATTGCTGCCTTTTAAACAGCAAATCAAATCAATCTGAATGTAAAACTACAATAAGTTGATGTTTATTGCATTGAATAAATTAATTGAAACCAATGTCAAGTATTTGCTGTTTTGAATACTGCAGTAGGGTAAATTAGCAGTTATGATCTAGTAGTGTagcaaaaacacaacattgGTCCTctaagaaatacagtatattataggTATAAACAACAAGAATGCTATAGTGCTTCAATCAGAGACAAACAGTTCTATATGGTCATGATATATAAATTACGCACCAGATACAACTTTGTCTCAGGTAAGTAATATTATACAATTTCATTGATTCAGGgtctgtaaaacacacttcaatgCACTTGTTACACTAATTGTCTGCCTTATCTTATTGTTGGATATCATTCAGGTGGCCTTTTCTTTGCCAAGCCCATGCGTTCACGTGGATACGTCACCATGCTGGATCCCTTTCAGCAGCTGTATGGAAAAAGGATGGGCGGCCTGCTCTTCATCCCCGCACTCATGGGAGAAATCTTCTGGTCTGCAGCCATTTTATCTGCCCTGGGTGGGTGATTATTGGACAGGATTTGTtaaataataacacaaaatattCTAAGTCTAAACTCATGAATTGAACGTATTGTCCTGCAGGTGCCACTCTGAGTGTGATCGTGGAcatcaacatcaacatgtcagtGGTGATCTCAGCCCTGATAGCTATCTTCTACACACTTGTTGGAGGACTCTACTCTGTTGCATACACAGATGTGGTCCAGCTCTTCTGTATCTTTTTGGGCTTGGTGAGTTTCACTTTCAATATCTACCCAGCCAGGGATTTAAGGGTGACAAGGAATTCTAGCATTGTAAATAGTTTTTTACCAATATAGACTGAAGGCCAAAACCATtacctgtactgtatgtttctgCTCAAAACGTAAAGCTATCATTAGCCAATATTTTATACTAATATTTGAGGTGTTTGTGGCCATTTTCTTGCTGAAAACATCTAAATATATCAAGCATCTATATACACATGTGAAATCTGATCAAAATGTTGATTTTGAAGTGTATTAATTGTTCTTTATATCACAGATGTGGCACATTGCCAGGAACATAACTGATTTACATCTAAAGACACTAGTCTACAGTGTGCctaattttaaaatgatatcaaacTTTGTGGAACAATAACTGAAACTTAAATCCAGTGTCAGAGTCATTAAAATCGCAGAATATCTATGTAACACTAATAATATTTGCATTGTGATACCCTCCTCTCCTTCAGTGGATCAGCGTGCCTTTTGCCCTGTCCAATCCTGCGGTGTCGGACATCAGTGTCACAGCCAAGGAAGTAATCTACCAGTCACCCTGGCTGGGGAAGATTGAGCCTGAAGACAAATGGCTCTGGGCGGACAACTTCTGTTTGCTGgtaagtctttttttatttgaagattcTTTAAGAGAAAGTATATTAATGTAAAGTAAattgcatacacatacacaatttGATTGTCAAAAGTTGCGGGCAGGGGGTTTAAGTGAAGTGGTGcagttaaagggatactttaaGGTGTTTGGCTTAGTGCATGGAGCCTCCCGCGGAGCGGAACAGCGGACTTTGGCGGACCTCCGTGACGCGTTTCCTGTCATCAAGCGCATCTCGGCAGGCCTCCCGTGGGAGCTCTGTGCACTGACGCCACGGAGGGAAGCCAAACGCTGTTCATTTAAACAAactgcccacactgccatgacacagagctggatttaaatcagcaagATATCTCTTTAAGGAACAGGGCATTGGAGTATATTTGTTTGAGATACAGTACAGGAGTATCATTTAAAATAACTGAACACACAGTTGCGGAACAGATTTGTCACACTTGTTGAGTAAGTTTCAGAGCTGTGCTAGTATGTGACTGTTATGCATTGGTTTGTTGTCTGTATTTACGctggtgtttctgtttctaGATGTTGGGGGGGATTCCCTGGCAGGTCTATTTTCAACGGGTTCTTTCTGCCTCTTCAGCTACCTACGCCCAGGTCCTTTCCTTCCTCGCCGCCTTTGGTTGCCTGGTCATGGCCGTACCCTCTGTCCTCATAGGAGCTATAGGGGCCTCcactggtaaacacacacacacacacacacacacacacacacacacacacagacttaaaGCTATTTTGAGGAGTTTAGTTTTTGAAATGTGAGAAAGTGGAGCTTGCtataatatgtatatttatgcTCCTAAAACAGCAATAAATAGAAGCTGTGTGGCTGTGACTAGAAACATTGATattgactttgttttttttaatactaatACTTGTGTTTTGTTTCGTTACATTCTTTGATACAGCTTCATTGACTAAAATACTATTCAAATACATTAAATTAGATTGTTGTCCTCAGGTTGTTAATGGGAGTAAGCCAAGTTCTGATTCAGTATTGATCAAATAGCAATGATTGCATCTTATTTACATCTGGATTTGATGCCTACAAATGACCAAACTGCACCCAATATttctattacacacacacacacgcacacacacacacacacacacacacacaactaatcCATGAATGATGTGGATACCCACAGACACAGATATTGATTAATCAGTTAATGAAAGATCACAAGACAATCGATACCTCCAGTAATCAGattctttatttaaacaggaAGTTGTGATCAAAGGGAACACAATGCCTTCCTAGGTTGTTTGCACCCCAGCAGCTTTATTGTGAGATGTGTAAATGCAGATGCATACAGTATCTGGAGGGTAAACAACATCAGATGGATCCTGTCACGACTGGCAGAGGAGAGAGTCATCAGACCATGCCGATTTAGTGAATATTACATCTGAAGAGGAGCTAATTAATTTGGTCCGTCTGAAGCTGTTTCATGTAAAACCACCGCTAATCAACCACTGCTTGTAAATATCCaggggaaggagaggaagacaCAGATTGTAGACCTCTGGAGGATGAAAAGAAGGATGAAAAAACTTGGAGAGAGATAGAAGGATGTCAGAGGGTTTAAGGGGGAAAGAGAGATAGGAGAATAAATGTTGTCCCACTGAATGGGATGATGGAGACTGTAGGGgagaacatggtaaacattatgcTGTACtgtacctgctaaacatcaacatgttagcactgtcactgtgagcatgttagcctgctgatgttagcatttaactTAAAGCAGTGCTGTGCAGATCATAGCCTCACAGCGCATGGCTGTAGGTTTGGTTGAATATTTCCTTCTTAATCCCCAAAATTGTAATCAGTGCTATCTCCCCTTCTGTAGTTCATCTGCTCAAAATGTCTCGTTAGAATCAATGGCTTCCCGCACACataattcattattaattaaataattattagtaaaatgtacaattaaaatgcaattgaactacaaaatgtattttacaatACTGACTCATATTTCATATTAGGCTTAGCAATCCAATAGGCACAAATCAGTGTATTAACTACAGTTAATATTGCATGGATTTCATATTTTCAATCAGTATCCATTATTTCTGTCATTCCTCTTACGACTGTGccttttttcttgtattttggcGAACAGCACAGCATTCCATTGATAATCCCTGCTGTATTTCAGCACACAGACACGTGGAGGCTTTTTGTTTCTCAGCAGCTGAAGCAGGTGTATCCAGAGGGAGCATAATAAAACAAAGTCTAAACTTTTTTCTTAAAAGCTAAGGGATCAGTACAAAAATTGCAATGTTGTAATCAGTCCACTTTAAATTCCAGAAGTTGGCCAGGAAcataattgtattcatttcAACATAGGAACATGTGCCAAGTACAGCCTGCTCAACTTTAGTTATGTTGTGTCATTGTCTCACACAAGTCGGTgcatttcttttcattgtttACAATTTCGATCATATATAATGTTCAAAAATATGCCTTGATATTTCTATTTACATATGCATCTTTTACAACAATGAGTTTTGACAGTTTGCCATTTCTTCTTCCAGACTGGAACCAGACTACTTATGGGTCCATCCCTCCGAA
This window harbors:
- the LOC114564502 gene encoding claudin-14, whose product is MASMVVQLLGFFLGLLGFAGTVFATLLPHWRSTAYMGSNITTATVYMKGLWMECVWHSTGIYQCELYRSLLALPRDLQAARALMVLSCVTSVLASLLSVLGMKCTRFARDSLIKSPLLLSGGICFLCAGLLCLITVSWTTNDVIMDFYDPFLPSGLRYEIGLAVYLGYASACLSLTGGLVLCWSSSGGRSQRPRHKQRNQPLSPPPAFNHIYPPAPPYKPPEALKDSHAPSLCSLSSSGYRLNNYV
- the LOC114563669 gene encoding high-affinity choline transporter 1, with the translated sequence MAIHAEGLVAIVIFYLLILVVGIWAAWKNKNSGVSESGDRSESIMVGGRDIGLFVGGFTMTATWVGGGYINGTAEYVYLPDYGLAWAQAPFGYALSLVVGGLFFAKPMRSRGYVTMLDPFQQLYGKRMGGLLFIPALMGEIFWSAAILSALGATLSVIVDININMSVVISALIAIFYTLVGGLYSVAYTDVVQLFCIFLGLWISVPFALSNPAVSDISVTAKEVIYQSPWLGKIEPEDKWLWADNFCLLMLGGIPWQVYFQRVLSASSATYAQVLSFLAAFGCLVMAVPSVLIGAIGASTDWNQTTYGSIPPKDKDQSDMILPIVLQHLCPPYVSFFGLGAVSAAVMSSADSSILSASSMFARNIYQLAFRQSASDTEIVWVMRFTIFVFGALATAMALLTGSVYGLWYLSSDLVYVIIFPQLISVLFVKGTNTYGSVAGYIFGLLLRIGGGEPYLKLPPFIYYPGWVNQDRIHHVTGEVEHFIQQRFPFKTMSMLASFLANVVFSYLTKYLFESGMWSHKYDFLDAVVSKHSKEIMDKATLVSNQDNIILSEMAPVKQALGASVTGTFINTEVLSDDGPSSPEALLNEN